From Tsuneonella aeria, one genomic window encodes:
- a CDS encoding META domain-containing protein, protein MRAWVSLLAVILCACNPAPDRTAGANLSEDIDRHIRSLEDLKGSWRVVSIDGEALPEMAEEPFIAISSDAIGGSIGCNAFGGLALLSEGRIAAHSWGGDAMGCPGRLNEQEQAISELFLANPQVLLENDQLEIRSSAHRLTLRRTRRASDSGLSPDPMRIPVAGPVSQKLADTRWTISRIDGQTASSSPSDRHLRFSQDGWQGLASCATLFGTYAIQGDRLLVEDEIGATEQNCTGEYLALDDAFADLMRSDPRYLVGPNGELLIAGGGHVLIGNAER, encoded by the coding sequence ATGAGGGCCTGGGTATCCTTACTCGCTGTCATCCTGTGCGCCTGCAATCCCGCGCCCGATAGGACCGCGGGCGCTAACCTTAGCGAGGATATCGACCGTCATATCCGCTCGCTGGAAGATCTCAAAGGTAGCTGGCGGGTGGTCAGCATCGATGGCGAGGCCCTGCCCGAAATGGCGGAGGAACCCTTCATCGCCATCTCAAGCGACGCGATCGGCGGTTCGATCGGTTGCAACGCGTTCGGCGGGCTGGCTCTTCTTTCCGAGGGCCGCATTGCGGCGCATAGCTGGGGCGGTGACGCAATGGGGTGTCCAGGGCGGCTGAACGAGCAGGAGCAAGCCATCTCGGAGCTGTTCCTTGCCAATCCGCAGGTGCTGCTCGAAAATGATCAACTGGAGATCCGTTCATCCGCCCATCGGTTGACGCTGAGGCGGACGCGCCGGGCGAGTGATTCAGGACTATCGCCCGATCCCATGCGCATCCCCGTCGCCGGTCCGGTCTCGCAGAAACTGGCCGACACGCGCTGGACGATCAGCCGCATCGATGGCCAGACGGCAAGCTCGAGTCCCTCCGACAGGCACCTGCGCTTCTCGCAGGACGGATGGCAAGGGCTGGCTTCGTGCGCCACGCTGTTTGGCACCTATGCGATCCAGGGAGACCGTCTGCTGGTCGAAGACGAGATTGGCGCCACCGAGCAGAACTGCACCGGTGAATACCTCGCTCTCGACGACGCATTCGCCGATCTCATGCGCTCCGATCCGCGTTATCTTGTAGGGCCGAACGGAGAACTCCTCATTGCTGGCGGCGGACATGTGCTGATCGGCAATGCGGAGCGATGA